The genomic DNA TGTATAAAAGTTTATTTTTTTGCCCATTATAAAAATAGGAAGTTCATAAAAAGAAAGGGAGTTGAATCTATGAAAGTAAGACAAGATGCTTGGACAGATGAGGATGATTTATTACTTGCTGAAACGGTACTTCGTCATGTTCGAGAAGGAAGTACGCAATTAAATGCATTTGAGGAAGTAGGGGATCAGTTAAATCGTACATCCGCTGCTTGTGGTTTCCGCTGGAATGCTGTCGTTCGCTATAGCTATGAACAAGCTCTTCAACTAGCAAAAAAACATCGTAAAGATAAAATGCGCGCTGCAAGCGGTGAGCAAGCGAAAAAACGTTTACTTTATACACCACCAGCTTCAGATTCGATAACTGATTATGAAGAATTCGTACAAGAGGAATCAATTGTACAATATAAAGAAGCTATTCCATATCAAGAATCTACCGTTCCTGTTGCAAAAAGCTCTATGACAATGCAAGATGTTATTTATTTCTTACAAACAGTTGGATCCTCAAATATAAAAGTAACAGCTCTTGAAAACGAGAATACGAGATTGAAACAAGAAATTAAAGCACAAATCCTTCGAAATGAAGAACTAGAAAAGAAACTAGAAAAATTAGAAAAGCAATCTCATACTGTACAAGAAGATTACGAAACACTTATGAACATTATGAACCGAGCTCGTAAGTTGGCAGTCATGGATGACGAAGAACGTTCTCAAACATCTTTCCGAATGGATCGAAACGGTAATTTAGAAAAAATTGCAGAATAAAAAGGATGCATATAATGCATCCTTTTTATTCTTTCACATCTAAACTTCCCCTTTATATATGAGAAAACTCTATTCTTCATTTTTTTGCTATAATAGAGATTGTCATTTTAAAGATAAGGGGTTAGTTATATGAGCAATTCCCGTTCCATTTTATCTCAGCCAGAGTGGCGTATTGTAGATCAATCTAGTTTGGGACCAACATTCCATGCATTGCAGTCATTCGCAATGGATGACACACTGTGCACAAGCATTGGAAATGGTCAATCAGCTGCAACAATGCGTTCTTGGGTTCATCACAATACAATTGTTCTTGGCATTCAAGATTCACGCCTACCACACTTAGAAGAAGGCATTTCCTTGTTAAAAAAGAACAACTTCAATGTTATTGTTCGTAATTCTGGCGGGCTTGCAGTCGTGCTTGATGAAGGTGTTTTAAACGTATCACTTTTATTCCAAGAAACAGAAAAAGGTATCGATATTGATCTTGGATACGATACGATGTGGCATTTAATTAAGGAGATGTTAAAGGATTACGACGTTACTATCGAGGCAAAAGAAATTGTAGGTTCTTACTGTCCTGGTAGCTATGACTTAAGTATTCGCGATCAAAAATTCGCTGGCATTTCACAGCGCCGTATTCGCGGGGGTGTCGCTGTCCAAATTTATCTTTGTGCTACAGGAAGTGGCTCTGAGCGTGCCGCACTCGTTCGTGATTTCTATAACCTAGCCATTCAAGGAGAAGAAACACGCTTTACGTATCCTGAAATTGTACCGAGTACGATGGCTTCACTTTCAGAATTACTTGGCGAAACCATTACAGTACAAGATTTAATGATGCGCCTTTTAAAAACATTGCAGCAATTCGCTCCGAAGTTAACACCATCTCAATTAACAATAGATGAAATACCTTTATATGAGACGAATTTACAACGGATTATTGATCGTAACAATAAAGCACTTGGCTTAGAAAAATAAAGACCGTCGCTATTATAGCGACGGTCTTTATTTCAATTCATTATAGAATTAAAGTGCTTGAGCTGCTGTAATTAAAGCTAACTTGTACACTTCTTCTTCGTTACATCCACGAGATAGGTCATTTACAGGCATGTTTAAACCTTGTAAGATTGGTCCTACTGCTTCGAAGTTACCTAAACGTTGAGCGATTTTGTAACCGATATTACCAGCTTCTAAGCTTGGGAATACGAATACGTTAGCATCACCTTTAATTGTAGAACCTGGAGCTTTTTTCTCAGCTACAGATGGTACGAATGCAGCATCGAATTGGAATTCTCCATCTAAAGTTAATTCAGGAGCCATTTCTTTTGCAATGCGAGTTGCTTCTACAACTTTTTCTGTTTCTGGAGATTTCGCAGAACCTTTTGTAGAGAAGCTTAACATAGCAACGCGTGGGTCAATACCGAATAATTCAGCAGTTTTTGCACTCTCGATACCAATTTCAGCTAAATCTTGGCTGTTTGGTGCAATGTTAATTGCGCAATCAGCGAATACATATTTCTCTTCTTCACGTACCATGATGAATACGCCAGAAGTTTTTGTAACGCCTGGTTTTGTTTTAATGATTTGAAGTGCTGGACGAACTGTATCAGCTGTAGAGTGAGCTGCACCACTTACTAAACCGTGTGCTTTGCCCATGTATACAAGCATTGTACCGAAGTAGTTTTCGTCTTTAAGGATTTTGCGAGCGTCTTCTTCAGTTGCTTTACCTTTACGGCGTTCAACGAAAGATGCTACCATTGCATCCATTTCTTCATATGTAGCTGGGTCATAAATATCAACGCCTGCTAATGTTAAATTCATGCTAGCAGCTTTTGCGCTAATTTCTTCCTTATTACCAACTAAGATTGGTTTTACTAACTCTTCTTTTGCTAAACGCTCTGCAGCGCCTAAAATTCTTTCATCAGTTCCTTCAGGAAGTACGATAGAAATGCCTTTTCCTTGAACTTTTTCTTTTACTGTTGTAAATAAGTTGCTCACGAATAAACCCTCCTACATATGTTAAAAAAACTCTATCTTTAAGAATACTGCTTTTCTTCTATATTTTAAACTTATAGCTCCCAAAAAATAGATAAAATGAAAATGATTATATTTTCATAAAATTCAGCCTAAAAATAAATCCCCTTTAATCCTTATCTCCTCCTATTTTCAAGTAAATTTAAATGTGACAATTTTATGCGCCAAGGTTTTATATAGATGATTTTAAAACTATATATGCTATAGTTAACGTGTAAAACTATCATTAACTGAGGTGAATAGAATGAGTGAAGCAACAACAACGTTAGATGGCTGGTATTGTTTACATGATTTACGTTCTATTGATTGGGCTGCATGGAAAACATTATCTAGCGACGAACGCGGACAAGCAGTGTCTGAATTTTTAAATGTCGTTGAAAAATGGAACGAAGTAGCTACTGCGAAAAAAGGTAGTCATGCAATGTATACAGTTGTTGGTCAAAAAGCTGATATTATGCTTATGATTTTACGTCCAACAATGGAAGAGTTAAATGAAATTGAGACAGAATTGAATAAAACAACTTTAGCTGAATATATGGTTCCTGCATATTCTTACGTATCTGTTGTTGAACTAAGCAACTATCTTCCAGCTGATGAGGATCCATACCAAAACCCGCAAATTTTAGCTCGCTTATATCCTGAATTGCCGAAAGCAAATCATATTTGCTTCTATCCAATGGATAAGCGTCGCCAAGGTGATGACAACTGGTACATGCTTCCTATGGAAGAGCGTAAAAAAATGATGTACAGTCATAGTAAAATTGGTCGTCAATACGCAGGTAAAGTACGCCAAGTTATTTCAGGGTCAGTTGGATTCGACGATTTTGAGTGGGGTGTAACATTATTCGCTGACGATGTTCTTCAATTTAAAAAACTTATATATGAAATGCGCTTCGATGAAGTAAGTGCTCGTTATGGTGAATTCGGAACATTTTTCGTTGGAAACATTTTACCAGACGAAAAGGTAGAGAAATTTTTACACATATAAATCGTGAAAAAGGAACGAAATTCGTTCCTTTTTTTATTACCCTCCATATTTCTCCTCAAAAAACTGCTTTTCTCCGCAAATTTGAACAAAAATCGACAAATCTCTTTCAAATACCTTACAAAATTGTAACCTTTCTATATCCAAATTTATGCTAAAATGATACGAGCTATATGCTAAATAACGATGCGAAGGTGATAATCTATATGAAAAAAATCTTGTCTATTTTACTATTGCTTGTATTGTCAATTTCTTCCTTAGGAGTAACA from Bacillus cereus G9842 includes the following:
- a CDS encoding RsfA family transcriptional regulator, with product MKVRQDAWTDEDDLLLAETVLRHVREGSTQLNAFEEVGDQLNRTSAACGFRWNAVVRYSYEQALQLAKKHRKDKMRAASGEQAKKRLLYTPPASDSITDYEEFVQEESIVQYKEAIPYQESTVPVAKSSMTMQDVIYFLQTVGSSNIKVTALENENTRLKQEIKAQILRNEELEKKLEKLEKQSHTVQEDYETLMNIMNRARKLAVMDDEERSQTSFRMDRNGNLEKIAE
- a CDS encoding lipoate--protein ligase family protein, with the translated sequence MSNSRSILSQPEWRIVDQSSLGPTFHALQSFAMDDTLCTSIGNGQSAATMRSWVHHNTIVLGIQDSRLPHLEEGISLLKKNNFNVIVRNSGGLAVVLDEGVLNVSLLFQETEKGIDIDLGYDTMWHLIKEMLKDYDVTIEAKEIVGSYCPGSYDLSIRDQKFAGISQRRIRGGVAVQIYLCATGSGSERAALVRDFYNLAIQGEETRFTYPEIVPSTMASLSELLGETITVQDLMMRLLKTLQQFAPKLTPSQLTIDEIPLYETNLQRIIDRNNKALGLEK
- the pta gene encoding phosphate acetyltransferase, which encodes MSNLFTTVKEKVQGKGISIVLPEGTDERILGAAERLAKEELVKPILVGNKEEISAKAASMNLTLAGVDIYDPATYEEMDAMVASFVERRKGKATEEDARKILKDENYFGTMLVYMGKAHGLVSGAAHSTADTVRPALQIIKTKPGVTKTSGVFIMVREEEKYVFADCAINIAPNSQDLAEIGIESAKTAELFGIDPRVAMLSFSTKGSAKSPETEKVVEATRIAKEMAPELTLDGEFQFDAAFVPSVAEKKAPGSTIKGDANVFVFPSLEAGNIGYKIAQRLGNFEAVGPILQGLNMPVNDLSRGCNEEEVYKLALITAAQAL
- the hemQ gene encoding hydrogen peroxide-dependent heme synthase, whose product is MSEATTTLDGWYCLHDLRSIDWAAWKTLSSDERGQAVSEFLNVVEKWNEVATAKKGSHAMYTVVGQKADIMLMILRPTMEELNEIETELNKTTLAEYMVPAYSYVSVVELSNYLPADEDPYQNPQILARLYPELPKANHICFYPMDKRRQGDDNWYMLPMEERKKMMYSHSKIGRQYAGKVRQVISGSVGFDDFEWGVTLFADDVLQFKKLIYEMRFDEVSARYGEFGTFFVGNILPDEKVEKFLHI